A stretch of DNA from Chitinivibrionia bacterium:
AAGCCCATTCCGAAATTACCCGCTATCAAACCGGTTATAGCGCCGACCGTCACGAACCCCAAAAGAAGCGGAAGCCAAAACATAAATCCTTTCATTGTAGAGCCGACGGGTTCTTTTAGTGCAAGAATTTGCAGGTTTTTCATTTTCTGCTCAATAAGTATCGGTTTATAACGCTCGACAAGTTCCGACAAAATAATCGATTCTCCAAAAAGATTGTGATACTTGTTAATTTTATCGACAGACAAAGCGACAAATCTCTGAAACTCAGCTTTGCTTTTTTCTAAATCCTTCTTTTTGCCCCACCAACCGATAACTTTGCTCAAAAAACTATCACTGCCTCCCGATACTGCATTTTTGAACATATTGGCGGCAACCATTTTAGCAACGCCTGTTGCCTTCAACGGAGGAATAGCCATTGATACCGACGATTCCGCGAGCAAAACACAACCTTGTTTAAGCAGTTCTCTCCCCTCTTGCGAATTTTTATCTTCTTCGTATTTTAGTTTTGCTTCCATAAAAAAGACAATATTATTCGCCATAATTGAAGCACGCGTTTGTATGTCTTCTTTTTGTTCTTCGTTCGCCGCAAACTTTACGGCTCTATTAAGTTGCGCAATCATCGTATCAAACGGACTTGACGCCATTTCGGGAGAATTCAGCACTTTTATTACCTGCAGTTGCGCCTCAATGGAGTGAGTTAGCACTTCGTCCGCGTTTTCGGAATTTTGAATTTTTGTAAGCAGATTTTCCAAACTGTCAATACTTACAATATTCGCGATTTCATCTTCCGACACGACAGACCGCACATCATCATAAACCTCGATCTGCTCCACAGCCCCGCCCGCATTCAGCAAGCCTATTTTTTCGTTTGCGACCTGCTTTGTCTTATTAACGGCAAAGTCAATACCTTTTTCCACCTGCTTTGAGATTTCCTCTCCCAACTTTTGCGTGATTTTCAGGTCGTCCATTATTCCCATCTTCTCTCCTTCTCCGACTATTCAGTCGATTTTTTGTTAATTATCTTTATTATCTTCCTCAAATTCATTATTTAATCTCCCTGTTTTTTACCCAGCGATGCGGGCGCCCCGCCGTTATCGCTCTCGGACACTTCCCCGACTCGGGACGTCCTAATCTTTTGCTTCTTAATGTCGTCTTACCACAAACGGTACACATAAATTCAACCGTTATAGCAGGCGTAGCCGGAACGTGAGGCATAACAATCTCCTTTGAAAATTTATTTCTTGTTTTCGGAATAATAAAGACAATATCCAACGCAAACGAAATAAAAATGTTTGCGTTTTCAATAAAATATTTTTTTAGCGGTAAAAATTTATCGCGACATATTTCGCAATTACTTATATTTTTAGATACAATTCCTCTAAGAGAAGAGAAGAGAAGAGAAGAGAAGAGAAGAGAAGAGAAGAGAAGCCGTTTTGCGAGTTATTCGCATTTTCTCTTAATATAGGCATAAAATACGTTTTGCGCAACGTATTTGTCAAGTGTTTAGAGGGGGTTTGCCCATTTTCCAGCATTTTTTCTCCTGTTTTTTTTAGAAATCTGTTGCCGTTTTTTTGATATAAAATAATATTTGGATGGTGGTAGGTGGTGGGAAATAAAAATAATAACAGGAATTCGTCCTTGAATAATAATTATTAATGTTTTGGGTATTTTCGTTACACGTAGCCGTTCAGGTAAAATTCTTCGACAATGAATTCCGCATTTTCATACCACATAAGAGTGTTTGTATTTTGCAATGTCGCGTATGTTTGTGAGTTCAAAAATGCCGAGTATGCTTCTTCAAAGGATTTTCCGCTCTTTTGGGCAATCAAAAAAACGACTTGCTCAATTTTTTTGACGACAAGAAACGAAATATCTTTTCCTTTGTAGATGTATATGTCTTTTACACACTCCATTTGCTTCTCCTTACAAGTTTTAATTTTGCAACCGCTTTTTGAGTATGAAACGAAATCTGGTCGTTTGATTTCTGTTTTTAGATTTTTCTAAAGATATAACATCAAATTCGCAATTTGAGCCGTGATGCAAAATCATTTGTCCGCTCCTTGCAGTTCGCGTTCCTTGGCTCGTTCTATCAAATCTTCCGCCAAAAACACGTCTTCATCAAAATCCTGCGTGTGTAAAACGCCGTAGTATTTGCGAAAATAATCATTTATACAGTATCTTAGGAAAAGATTAAACGCCTCGCTTTCGGAAATGCCGTGCCTTCTGGCATAACCTTCCGTAGCATAAACCATCATTAAATTCAGGTCTCGCTGAACATGATTCGCGTCGGTGGCATTTAACATTGTTTCGTTTATCATTATTTTTCCTCTCTGTTTTTTACAAAAATAATATTTGCGCAAATAAAAAAGAGACGCAAAACACCATCGCTAATGTATCCTCCTATAATATTCCCGTTAATAGAAATGAAAGATTTCAGTTTTTTTTATCTCTTCCTCACCAAAAACGAAGACAAATACGACAACACCAAGCCCAGCGCCACTACTTCGCCCATTGACCTCAGCGCGGGGGTGTTTACAAAAAACAGAAGTCCGAACGCCATAAACGAGGTTATGCAGGAAAGCAAGAGCGCGAGTTCGGTTTCGTTGGGGGCTTTTTTGCTTTTTGCTCGGAAAATTACGTAATCTACGCCTATTCCCAAGACAAGAAGTTGTCCGACGGCGTGCATTAAATTCTGCTCAACGCCGAAATAGCCTAAAATCGCCTGCGTTAAAATTAGGGTTAAAAACGGCGGAATTATCACGGTAATCGCTGATAAAAAGTTTGTTTTTACGCTGAAATAAATCAGCAGAAACATAAAAATTACCGCCGCCGCAATGATTATTGTCTTCAGCATTGTTTCTCGATATTCCTGCAAAATTGCGCTGATTTCGCCAATTCGGTTAAAATAAAAAACCGTTTCTCTGTTTTCAAGCGATTTCAACCGTTCCTCATTTCTTATGTTTTCGAGCAAAATAAGCGCCGCCGATAAAGTATCGTTGCGGATAAATGTCGATGAAAAATCGCGCGATACCGAAGAAGCAAAAAATTGGTTTATGTCGAAATGCACAAAATTTTCCGTCGATAATTCATTCACTAAATTTTGCAGAACGTTCTCTTGGAAACCGAGGTTTCTCAGATGAGCAAGCACTTCTCCGTCGTTTTTTGTTATTAATTCAAGAAGATTTTTGCGGTTTTGTTCGGCGACTTCTTCACTTATCACGTATTGTCCGATTGAACGAAAACCGCCTATAACGCCCTCGTTTTTCAGCGAGTTAAGTTGTATTGATACCCGCGATAATTCGTTGAGCATTTCATTGTCGTTTTTGCCGACGACTACCAAAAATCTGTTTGCTTGACTGCCTTGCGTAAATCTTCTTAAAAGCGCTTCCTCGGCTTCGAGAAGCGGGGCGGGGTTTGTGAAATTTTCAACGCCGTCGTTAAAGCGAACTTTCAAAAGTCCGGGGATTGAAACCGCCGCGACCAAAACCGCAATTAAAATTACCGCCCAAAACGGGACTTGCGGAATTGAATTTTGAGGAAGCTTTATCGGCAGTTTTTTGTTGGCGTATTTTATTTTCGGAAACAAAATTACAACGCTTAAATACGCGCCCAAAAGTCCGAAAACGCTCATAATTGCTATGTGTCTAAGCCCCGCAATCGGCGTTATAAAAAACGCGCAAAACCCTGCAATCGTTGAAATTACGCCTAATGTTATTCCGCCGAAAACGTTTTTAAGCCGCTTTTGGGGATTATCTTCGTTTTGCACTAAATAATGTAAAGAATAATCAATTACAATGCCCACAAAACACGCGCCCATAGACAATGCAATTACATTTAATTCGGACGAAAACAGAAAAAGCGCGGCAAATGCGAAAATCAATCCGCAGAAAATCGGTATAAGTCCCGTAAAAATAACGAAGATATTGCGAAATATCGCCAAAAACATAACGGCGATAACCGTAAGCGAAATTACGCCTATTATCCCCGCGTCTCTTTTGCCTTCGTCAAAGCCTACTTTTACGAAGCGCGCTATGGAAACTACTGCAATTTCTGAACTTATCTCTTGTTTTATTTGTGAAATCAAGGCTTCAAGCTCGTTTTGCGCTCTCGGCGAAAAACTGTTTTCTTTAAGTATGGCGGTTATAAGGACAGCTGTTGTATCCGACGGATAAATCAGAAGTCCGCCATCCGAAATCCAAAGAGAATTTCCTCTTAATTCGAGCATTTTGTCCATAAAAAGCATTAACGGGTCGCGCACTAAATTTTCACCGTAAAAATCGGGCATAGGCGCAAAAATTCTTTGGTTGAAATTTTGGATGAAACGTTGTGTTGACGTCCCCGTAGGGGCGGGGTTTGCCCGCCCTTGAATTGTCGCGACATTTTTTACATCGGACGTGCATATATTAGGGCGGGCAAACCCCGCCCCTACAACATCCCGCATATTATCCGATAAAAGGGTGTATCTTTGCGCAAAAAACCAATTAAAATATTCTCTTTCGGTTTCGGGGGTTGTTCCTGAAAAAATTTCGGTGAAAATTCCCGAGTTTTTTGCCGTTTCTATTACTTTTTTTGCGGAATTTACAGCGTTGTACTCGTCTTCGTCCAAAATTAAGAAAAATGCTTTTCGCGATAATTCGTCGGCGGCGTTATCTGTTAAATCCCTTATAAATTGCCTTGATTTGTCGCCGCCGATAAGCGATAAAACCGAAGAATCGACATTTACGCCTTGCTCTACTCTGAAAAAAATGGAAAAAATCGCTAAAATGAGGGCGATTATGTAAATTGTTGCGTTAAGGTGTTTCAAAAAGCGCCTCTTCTTCGCTCGTTAAAAATTGCGCGGTCGGTCTTTGCGGAGTAATGGTGATTTCTACTGTGCTGTTGTCGGGAGAAATTATGGCGACGTCCAAATGTCTGTAATCGTGCGCGCCCGCTATTATTATTTGCCTTAAACGGCTTCGGATTACGGCGCTTCTCGGATTTAATACTAATCGCCAGCCGTTTTGGCTTTCCGAAAGTTCTATGTCAAACCGTCTTTGCAGGGTCGAAAAATCTCCCGTAAAAAGCGGGGCGAGCATTGCTTGTTGCGGGCGCGATAAATTGTCGTCGTTAAAAAGAATAACTTCTTTAAACATCGGCGGCGGCTCTACCGAAAACCAAACTACGCCTTTGTCCCTTACCACCCAAAGCCGCCCTTC
This window harbors:
- a CDS encoding DUF3791 domain-containing protein; the encoded protein is MINETMLNATDANHVQRDLNLMMVYATEGYARRHGISESEAFNLFLRYCINDYFRKYYGVLHTQDFDEDVFLAEDLIERAKERELQGADK
- a CDS encoding MMPL family transporter, coding for MKHLNATIYIIALILAIFSIFFRVEQGVNVDSSVLSLIGGDKSRQFIRDLTDNAADELSRKAFFLILDEDEYNAVNSAKKVIETAKNSGIFTEIFSGTTPETEREYFNWFFAQRYTLLSDNMRDVVGAGFARPNICTSDVKNVATIQGRANPAPTGTSTQRFIQNFNQRIFAPMPDFYGENLVRDPLMLFMDKMLELRGNSLWISDGGLLIYPSDTTAVLITAILKENSFSPRAQNELEALISQIKQEISSEIAVVSIARFVKVGFDEGKRDAGIIGVISLTVIAVMFLAIFRNIFVIFTGLIPIFCGLIFAFAALFLFSSELNVIALSMGACFVGIVIDYSLHYLVQNEDNPQKRLKNVFGGITLGVISTIAGFCAFFITPIAGLRHIAIMSVFGLLGAYLSVVILFPKIKYANKKLPIKLPQNSIPQVPFWAVILIAVLVAAVSIPGLLKVRFNDGVENFTNPAPLLEAEEALLRRFTQGSQANRFLVVVGKNDNEMLNELSRVSIQLNSLKNEGVIGGFRSIGQYVISEEVAEQNRKNLLELITKNDGEVLAHLRNLGFQENVLQNLVNELSTENFVHFDINQFFASSVSRDFSSTFIRNDTLSAALILLENIRNEERLKSLENRETVFYFNRIGEISAILQEYRETMLKTIIIAAAVIFMFLLIYFSVKTNFLSAITVIIPPFLTLILTQAILGYFGVEQNLMHAVGQLLVLGIGVDYVIFRAKSKKAPNETELALLLSCITSFMAFGLLFFVNTPALRSMGEVVALGLVLSYLSSFLVRKR
- a CDS encoding outer membrane lipoprotein carrier protein LolA, which translates into the protein MTTRLNRKSLFFMRKGGFKTRPYIMFLIFCLFFFFISSFAQNQSDLERLHSLMLHDSIVRADFIQTRQVAALPAPLVSEGRLWVVRDKGVVWFSVEPPPMFKEVILFNDDNLSRPQQAMLAPLFTGDFSTLQRRFDIELSESQNGWRLVLNPRSAVIRSRLRQIIIAGAHDYRHLDVAIISPDNSTVEITITPQRPTAQFLTSEEEALFETP